GCCCGGTTGCCTGGGCGACCACTTGGCTGCGTCCGTGCAGGGCCGGTAATCCGTTCGTGCCATTGAGCACAGGAATCGGATTGACCGAATTCGGATCGGCGCCTGCGGGGGTGGAAAACGCAAGGAAGGACGCCGACGCGCATATCAGAGACGCGATTGCGGCGTGTGGTCGGTTCAGCCTCACGGATGTCTCCATCTGTGGTGGATATCGGTATCTACCTGGTCTTATGTCCAGATTTGAGCCGGTTGATCATTCGTGTAAGCGCGTTACACGCTAGCAGGAGGATTGATTTCGACGACGGGGATCCGGGCATTGATGCAATGGCGCTGCCGCCATTTCTGGAATTGTCCGGATCGGAATGGGAGAGGTGTTGGGGGTGAAATGTCTCGGGTGTCCTGCCCGATCCGGCGCGGCGAACGGCGTCGTGCGCGGTGGAGATCGGTATACCCGAGTGATAGTGCAGGTCCGCTTCGCGAAGTACCGTGTCGAGGTGGGAGGGGGCCGTGCGAGCTCCCGGATATTGGCTGTAGAGGAGACTAAACATGGTTGCGCAGATCTCGAACTCCACCGAGGTCAGGCAGGCCGCCATCCTCGGGTTGGGGGTTTACCGCCCGGAGCGGGTCGTGAGCAACGACGAGATCTGCCAGACGATCGACTCCACCGACGAGTGGATCCAGACGCGGTCGGGCATCAAGAACCGCCGTTTCGCCAACGACGACGAGTCCGTGCTGGCGATGGCCATCGCGTCGGGCCGCAAGGCACTCGAGGCGAGCGGCATCAAGGGCGAGCAGATCGGCGCCGTCGTCATCGCGACGTCCACCTACCCGGCCCAGACGCCGCAGTGCGCCTCGCTCGTCGCCGAGGCGCTCGGCACGGGCGGATCGGCCGCGTTCGACCTGACGGCCGGCTGCGCGGGCTTCTGCTACGCGCTGTCCGTCGCCTCGGACATGGTCCGCGTCGGCACGGAGGACTACGTGCTCGTCGTCGGCGTCGAGCGGATGACCGACAGCACCGAGCCGACGGACCGCACCGTGCGGTTCATCTTCGGTGACGGCGCCGGCGCGGTCGTCGTCGGCCCGAGCGAGACGCCGGGCATCGGTCCGGTCGTGTGGGGCTCGGACGGCTCCCAGGCCGACGCGATCCGCCAGGAGCCGGACTGGCTCACGTACACGAAGGACCCGTCGCAGCGTCCGTGGATCAGGATGGAGGGCACGACGGTCTTCCGCTGGGCCGCCTTCGAGGTGGGCAAGATCGCGTTGAAGGCCGCCGAGCGGGCCGGTGTCGCGCTCGAGGATCTGGGTGCGTTCATCCCGCACCAGGCGAACGGCCGCATCAACGAGGTCATCGCCCGCCAGATCAAGCTGCCCGAGACCGTTCCGGTGTCCGATGACATCGCCGAGACCGGTAACACGTCCGCGGCCTCGATTCCGCTGGCGATGGAGGAAGTGATCCGCACGGGCAAGGCGAAGCCGGGCGAGCTGGCGCTGCTGGTCGGCTTCGGTGCCGGCCTGTCGTACGCCGGCCAGGTCGTCACGCTGCCGCCGCTCGCGCAGGACTGACCAACTTCTCGATCGAAACGGTGGGCCCGCTCGTGCGGGCCCACCGTTTCTTCGTCAGCGCCCGGCGAGGAAGTCGTCGATCATCGCCAGTTCGTCCTCGTCGAGGGGGCGGCGCAGGTGCGTGGTGTTGCGGGCGACCTGCGCGGGCGTGGCCGAGCCGATCAGGACGGAGGCGACGTGGGGCTTGGCGTCGAGCCACGCGACCGCCAGTTCGGACAGCTGACGGTCGAGCTTGCTCGCGAGCGTCAGCAGTTCCTCGACGCGGGTGAGGGCGTCGTCGGTGGCGGTGGCCGCGAAGTACTCGGACTTGTCGAAGCGCGAGCCCTTGGGGAAGTCGCTGCCCCGGCGGTACTTGCCGGTGAGCAGGCCCGCGGCCAGCGGGTAGTAGGGGATCACCGCGAGGTCCCGCTGTTCGCAGGTCGGCACGATCGCGGCTTCGACCTTGCGCTCGAGGAGGTTCCACTCGATCTGCGCGGCCACGAAGCGTGGCAACCCGCGCTCGCTCGCGGTTTCGACCGCCCGATCGATCTGCTGCGCCGAACTGTTGGAGCATGCGATGTGCCGCACCTTGCCGGCCTGCACCAGTTCGTGAAGCGCGCCGAGTGTGTCCTCGATCGGGACGGTCGGGTCGGGCATGTGCTGGTAGTAGAGGTCGATGTGGTCGACGCCCAGCCGGCGCAGGCTGGCATCGCACGCGCGCCGGACGTAGTCGGGCGACGAACCTTTGTCGGTCTCGCCCATGGGTGCGCCGAACTTCGTTGCCACGACGGCCTGGTCGCGGCGGCCGTCGAGTGCAGCGCCGAGGATCTTCTCCGACTCCCCGGCGGAGTAGACGTCGGCCGTGTCGAAGAAGGTGATCCCCTGCTCGAATGCGGCGTCGACCACGGCGCGGGACTCCGCCTCGTCGATCCGCGAACCGAAGTTGTTGCAGCCGAGGGACACCGTCGACACGACGAGGTCGGTCCCGGGGAGGGTGACGTACTGCATGGTGGGGGACATCGAACTCCTGACGCTGACACTCGGGCGGTCGGACGATCTGCCCGATTCGGACTGTACGTCCGGGTGGTGGAGCCCGCGAGGCCGAATTCCGGTGTGTGGTAACCCACCGAAGGGTGATTTTTCGGACCGGATAGTATTCGCTCGCTGCGAACGTATGTGCGAGAGATGAGGGTTCGATGCGTCGAGTTCTGGCCGTGTTCGGGTCGGTATGTATCGCCGTGCTCATGGCGATCGGTTACGTCCTCGTCGACGAGTGGCTGGGGACCGACGGTGGGCAGGATTCCGGCTCCACCCCGCACACGATTCCTGCGGGTGAACTCACCGGCCTGCTCGCGCAGGTGACGGTCGCACCCGAACTGCCGATGACGGGCTACAGCCGTGAGCAGTTCCCGCACTGGGATCAGAACACACCCGAACACGGATTCGGTGCCGAGTTCGCGCAGTACAGCCGGTGCACGACGCGCGACGTGATGATGCTGCGCGACGCGGTCGGCCCCGTGCAACTGGATCCGAAAACATGTGCGCTGACAGTCGGTTCCGGCGGCGGCTGGCAGGACGAGTACGGCTTCATCGACCGGAAGACCGGCGAGTTGAAGCCGTACAAGTGGATGACGGCCTCGTCGGAGGTCGACGCGGAGCACATCGTCCCCCTGGCGGAGGCGTGGCGCTCGGGGGCCTCCAAACTGGACGAGGCCACCCGCCGCAACATCGCCAACGACGCAGTCAATCTCGTGGCGGCGGATCCGTCGGCCAATCGGTCGAAGGGTGACCAGGACGCGGCGAACTACCTGCCGCCCGGGAAGTTCCGGTGCACGTACGTCGATCGATACCTCCAGGTGAAGGTAAAGTACGGCCTAGCTGTCGACTCCGCCGAGCAGGCCGCCCTGCGGACCGCCGTCGACGACTGTGTCCGTCAAGGAGGGGCCGGATAAACGACATCGTCGCGATCCCCGTGCAGGCCGCCGTCATGACCGAAGAGGAAGGGACGGTGTCCGGAGCCCTCGACGTCACGCTCGACGCCGAGGGCCGAGGTCTGGTCCGCTATCGCGACACCGAGTCCTGGTTGACGATAGGCAACCTCGACGACGAACCACCCCGTACGTGGGCGACGGTCACCGACCTGGCCGAGGCGATCGAGGCCGACATCGGGGCCCGCGACGCGGCCGGCAACGTGATCCCCTTCGAGGCGTGACGGGCGGTTGCCCGGCTCAGATCCCGACGGCGGTCTCGAGGGCGTCCAGTTCGGCGTCGAGACCGCCGAGGATCCGCCCCAGCTGCGGCATCGCGCGACGGCAACCGGTGAGGCCGAACGCGATCGCGTCGTCGGTACTGGTGCAGGTGATGTTGAGGGCCTGGCCGTCGAGCGGGAGCGAGAGCGGGTAGAGCGCCTCGAGCCGCGCGCCGTTCCAGTACAACGGGACATTCGGCCCCGGGACGTTGGAGATGACGAGGTTGTAGGGCGGTCGCACCGGTCCGTGGTGTCCCAGCAGCATGTCGAGCGCCAGCGGCGCGGATCCGAGCGCGGCCGTCGCTAGGATCTGCGCGGTGCTCATGCTGCTCAGTGCGGCTTTGCCCTCGGCCATGGACGTGTGGATCCGGCCGAGTCGCTCGGCGGGGTCGGTGAGGTCGGTCCCGAGATTGCACATGAGGGTGCCGATCCGGTTGCCGCTCTGGTCGCCCGAGGTCCCGATCTGCTGCGGCTGGTCCCGTTCGCCGCGCAGCGACACGGGCACCATCGCGACCAGCGAACGGTCGGGGAGGGCTCCGTCCTCCGCGAGGTAGCTGCGCAGAGCACCGGAGCACATCGCCAGCACGACGTCGTTGATCGTGGCGTCGGCGTACTTGGCGACCATGCGCAACCGGTCGAGTGACCAACTGCGGGCGGCGAATTGGCGGGCTCCGGTGATCGGCACGTTGAAGACCGAGTGCGGGGCTGCGAACGACACAGGCCCACCCTGGTTCCGGAGGGCGCGCAGTACCGAATCGGTCACCGCGGGGACCAGCCCGGTGGCTTCCCCCACGACGTCGACAGCGGTGCGCACGGCGGACAGGGGCAGGTCGAGCAATCCACTGTCGACGGCGGGACGCTCGGTGTGGCCCCGGGGTTCCCATGGGGCCGGCATGTCCCGCTTCTCGGAGTCGATGCTCAGCGAGCGGCGCAGCAGGCGCATCGCGCTGACGCCGTCGGCGACACTGTGGTGGATCTTGGTGTAGACCGCGTAGCGACCGTTGGAGAGGCCCTCGATGAGGTGCATCTCCCAGAGGGGGCGGTTGCGGTCCAGCAGCGTGCTGTGCAGTCGAGACACCAGCGCGGACAACTCGCGCATCCCGCCGGGCTGGGCGAGGGCGTCGTGCCGGATGTGGTGTCCGATGTCGAACTGGGTGTCGGTTTCCCAACTCCACTGTCCGAGTGACGAAATCGATCGCCGAGGGCGCTTCCCGAGCAGCGGAGTGACCTGGTTGCGGGCGATCGCCGTGTCGAGCATCTCGCGGACGTCGTGGGCATCGGCGCCGTCCGGTGGCTGCAGCAGGACGAGTCCGCCGACGTGCATGGGATGCTCCCGAGACTCACCGTGGAGGAAAACGGAATCGGCCGGTGACATGGGGAGCGGCATACAGTTCGCCCTTCGGTCGTTGTAGGCCCGGAGAATCGGGCTGGGGATGTGGTGTCGATCACGGAATGTGTTGTCAGTTGTACGTTATTGACAGCGACCGCGCTACCTGTCAAACGTTCAGGTAGATGGGCATTTTTGGGTGTTTGTCGGAAGTGTCGGTGGATTCGTCCGGTTGCCCGCCGTCGTCTTCGGACAAAGCGGGTGTTCTCCCGCGCGGAATCGACGGAAATTCGGTCTCGGAGAGATGCGCGGGACCGTGGTCGTTCCGGGTGAACACGCCGGACGACCGCGGGAACGGATTGTCCGCGTTCTACTTTGCGTCGATCTGCGCTGTGCCCCGGCCGCGGATGACCGGCCTGGGCGGCGGTGTCATCGCGAGGGGTGGCGGGATTGTGGGTCGAAGCGTCCGGAAGGCGGGTGCTGCGTGGGCGTCAGTCGCGCGGGTGGGGGGCGTCCTGGGACTCGAGCCCCGCCGGATTCCAGTCGAGTGTGGATCCGAGCTCTTCGCGGTCGGCGCGCCGAATACTGCGACCGATCAGCACCGCCGCTCCGAGGGCGACGATGATCCACGCCCCCAGCGCGATCCACAACCAAGACATGTTTATTTTTCTAGCACCGCAACCTGTGAAAAGACCATGGGTGAGCTGAGAGGAACCTCACGTGAGCGAGAGGGACTCCGGGGCGGTGCGGAAACGGGTGCGGGCGTCGTGCACGGTCAGTACCGGCACCTCGAGAGCGCGGACCTGAACCAGCAGGCCGGCTTCGGCGGCGGTGCAGATCCCGTCGAGGACGTCGTCGTCGACCACCGCGTAGTCGAGTTGTCCCTCGGCCACGTCGCGGCGGCCGTAGCCGAGCTCGCGGGCCAGCTCGCGGGCCTCGTCCAGGGCGGCGGAGCTGCCGATGAACACTACGTCGCCCCTGACGGTCGAGGTGGCCGCCTGATCTCCGAGTTCGTGGTTCATGAGACTCCTTGCTTGCGACTTTTGGCAGTGCAGTACCGGTTCGAGCATCGTGTGCGTGCTCGCCTGGAGTGGGCCTCGCCGATCGCGGGGCTATCGAATGGTAGAGCGCCGAGTGCGCGCCCGCTCGCTTCGACAGCACTGCACCGGTCAAGTGTGCCGGGTTGCGAACCGCCGCGTTGACAGTTTCGAGGGCGTCGTTGCGGTGGACGGATCGTGGGGAACCGGGGTTCGGACCGGTCCGTTTGACATATGTTTTGCTTCTGCCGCTCGGCTGCGGCGAGTCACCCACACGGGTGCGGTGACGAAAAGGACGACACCCTTCAGGGGAAAGATATGCGCAAGAAGTCGGCGCGCTGCGCCGCGACCGTCGGTACCGCAGTTGCGCTGGCCGCGTTGTCGTTGCCCGGTACCGGGCAGGCGGCACCGTCGGCGGACCGACTCCCCGCCGGCCTCGTCGCGGCCATCCAGCGTGATCTGCATCTGACCCCGCAGGAATACCTGGAGCGGGCGGACGCGGCGCAGCAGGTGGCCGGATACGCCAGCGACCTGCGCCGAGTCGACCCCGGCGCCTTCGGTGGTGCGCGACTCGACCTGGACGGCGTGCCGACCGTGGCGGTCACGTCACCCGAGGCCGCGGCGCGGGTCGTTGCGGCCGGCTACCGCGCCGAGTTCGTCCCCTCTCCGATCGACGCCCCGGAAGGGACGCCGGTCCAACCGAATCGGCGGTCGAATACGCCGATGTCGGTGCCCCGGTTCGAGGTCGCGTCAGGCACCGACCCGATCGGTGGTGACGCGTACATCACCACTGTCGAGCCGATCGCAACCGCACGGTCCTTCATGGTGTGCTCGTTCGGGTTCACCGCCGCGGACAGCGCCGGTACCCCGCTGGCGCTCAGCGCGGGACACTGCGATCCGAGCCGGGCAACCGCCGGAACGGCGAACGCCGCAGCGGTGTACGCGCCCAACCGAACCGACATCCCG
This genomic stretch from Prescottella soli harbors:
- a CDS encoding beta-ketoacyl-ACP synthase III gives rise to the protein MVAQISNSTEVRQAAILGLGVYRPERVVSNDEICQTIDSTDEWIQTRSGIKNRRFANDDESVLAMAIASGRKALEASGIKGEQIGAVVIATSTYPAQTPQCASLVAEALGTGGSAAFDLTAGCAGFCYALSVASDMVRVGTEDYVLVVGVERMTDSTEPTDRTVRFIFGDGAGAVVVGPSETPGIGPVVWGSDGSQADAIRQEPDWLTYTKDPSQRPWIRMEGTTVFRWAAFEVGKIALKAAERAGVALEDLGAFIPHQANGRINEVIARQIKLPETVPVSDDIAETGNTSAASIPLAMEEVIRTGKAKPGELALLVGFGAGLSYAGQVVTLPPLAQD
- a CDS encoding aldo/keto reductase, coding for MSPTMQYVTLPGTDLVVSTVSLGCNNFGSRIDEAESRAVVDAAFEQGITFFDTADVYSAGESEKILGAALDGRRDQAVVATKFGAPMGETDKGSSPDYVRRACDASLRRLGVDHIDLYYQHMPDPTVPIEDTLGALHELVQAGKVRHIACSNSSAQQIDRAVETASERGLPRFVAAQIEWNLLERKVEAAIVPTCEQRDLAVIPYYPLAAGLLTGKYRRGSDFPKGSRFDKSEYFAATATDDALTRVEELLTLASKLDRQLSELAVAWLDAKPHVASVLIGSATPAQVARNTTHLRRPLDEDELAMIDDFLAGR
- a CDS encoding HNH endonuclease family protein, whose product is MRRVLAVFGSVCIAVLMAIGYVLVDEWLGTDGGQDSGSTPHTIPAGELTGLLAQVTVAPELPMTGYSREQFPHWDQNTPEHGFGAEFAQYSRCTTRDVMMLRDAVGPVQLDPKTCALTVGSGGGWQDEYGFIDRKTGELKPYKWMTASSEVDAEHIVPLAEAWRSGASKLDEATRRNIANDAVNLVAADPSANRSKGDQDAANYLPPGKFRCTYVDRYLQVKVKYGLAVDSAEQAALRTAVDDCVRQGGAG
- a CDS encoding WS/DGAT/MGAT family O-acyltransferase → MPLPMSPADSVFLHGESREHPMHVGGLVLLQPPDGADAHDVREMLDTAIARNQVTPLLGKRPRRSISSLGQWSWETDTQFDIGHHIRHDALAQPGGMRELSALVSRLHSTLLDRNRPLWEMHLIEGLSNGRYAVYTKIHHSVADGVSAMRLLRRSLSIDSEKRDMPAPWEPRGHTERPAVDSGLLDLPLSAVRTAVDVVGEATGLVPAVTDSVLRALRNQGGPVSFAAPHSVFNVPITGARQFAARSWSLDRLRMVAKYADATINDVVLAMCSGALRSYLAEDGALPDRSLVAMVPVSLRGERDQPQQIGTSGDQSGNRIGTLMCNLGTDLTDPAERLGRIHTSMAEGKAALSSMSTAQILATAALGSAPLALDMLLGHHGPVRPPYNLVISNVPGPNVPLYWNGARLEALYPLSLPLDGQALNITCTSTDDAIAFGLTGCRRAMPQLGRILGGLDAELDALETAVGI
- a CDS encoding S1 family peptidase yields the protein MRKKSARCAATVGTAVALAALSLPGTGQAAPSADRLPAGLVAAIQRDLHLTPQEYLERADAAQQVAGYASDLRRVDPGAFGGARLDLDGVPTVAVTSPEAAARVVAAGYRAEFVPSPIDAPEGTPVQPNRRSNTPMSVPRFEVASGTDPIGGDAYITTVEPIATARSFMVCSFGFTAADSAGTPLALSAGHCDPSRATAGTANAAAVYAPNRTDIPNSPRVGEFARSGIGSAGGGLDYSVIRLTPEAAAGGLGKPTVRGADGDVLTITGTAVPVAGAPVCKSGQRSGYTCGTVQAAAYTTDLFGNSGESWSVHGFTHDACTLAGDSGGAIITGTRALGITSGSTVADAAGCTQAVAAGGVLSFGIPVRDILAQVNGSSCAAGSGIAVRTAANPTGMCETPEPAPGSSNPFGSLGSTGS